The window CGGGAGGCGGACCGGAGCGCCTGGAAGGGAGAACCGGCCCGAGGGGCCGAGGCGCAACCGGGCCACCGCCCGTAAACCGATCCTCGCGCCCCCGCCCGCGGACCGCATGTGGATCACCGGGCGGGAGGGCCGGGAGCGGGCGGCCGGGCCGCGGGGCCCTACGCCAGGTCCAGCTCGCCGATCACCTGGTCCTCGCTCATCTCGCCGGTCTTCCGGAACCCGAGCCGGAGGTAGAACTCCTCGGGTCCGTGCTCGCCCTCGCCCCACGTGACCGTCACCCGCGTCCCGCCGCGCCGCCGGATCTCCTCGCAGACCTCCGCCACCGCGAAGCGGCCGTACCCCCGGCCCTGTTCCCCGGCCGCCACGGCGAGCCGCCAGAGGCCGGAGCGGGGCCGGTCCGCCGGGTCAGCGGGGGCGAACCGCACGTCGAAGAAGGCCATCACGAAGCCGACGAGCCGCTCTCCGTCGTAGACCAGCCGGGGCCAGGCCGTGGCGGGGTCGGCGTACGCCTCGGCGAGGGACCTGGCGACCGGGGCGACGAACTGTTCCTGCTCGGGTGCGACCTTCAGACGGCACGCGTCGAGGACGTTGGCCGGGGTCACCTTCTCCAGACGGAGCCGTGTAGTCATGCGCGCACCGTACGGGCAGGTCAGGGCCTTGGGCGACCGATTTAGCACCTCGCCCGGGGCAGGGGTCACCAGGCGGCGGGGCCGGCCGCGTCGAAGAAGCCACCGGTGGGGCCGTCGGCTCCGATGGACGCCATGCGGACGATGACGTCCGCTCCCTCCTCCACCGAGTTGGTGCCGGTGTGACCGTTGAGGTCGGTGGCGGTGTACCCCGGGTCGACGGCGTTGAAGCGGATGGCGGGGAACGCCTTCGCGTACTGCGACGTCACCATGACCAGGGCCGTCTTGGACGAGCAGTAGGCGAGCGCCGGAACCGTGAACTCGATGCGGTCCGGGTCGTTCGTCGCGGCCAGCGAGCCCAGTCCGCTGCTCACGTTGACGACGACGGGCGACGGCCCGCCCTCCAGCAGCGGCAGGAAGGCCCGGGTGACGCGGACGGCGCCGAAGACGTTCGTCTCGTACGTCGTGCGCATGTCGTCGCCCGTCACCTCGCCGACCGGCTTGCGGGCCCCGGCGATCCCGGCGTTGTTGACCAGGACGTCGAGCAGCCCCGCTTCCTCGCGCACGAGAGCGGCGGCGGCCCCCACGGAGTCCTCGTCCGTGACATCGATGCGGACGAACCTGGCCCCGAGCCTCTCGGCGGCCTCCTCACCCCGCCGGACGTCGCGCGCACCGACGTAGACGGTGTGCCCGGCCTCGACGAGACGGCGGGCGGTCTCGTAGCCGAGGCCCTTGTTCGCTCCGGTGATGAGGGTGGTGGTCATGGCGGTGCTCCCGTGTTCGGCGTGCGGACGGTACGTGGCTCCAGCCTGCTCGTGCCGCCCCGCGGCAGGGAGTACCCGCCCCAGCGGGTGGACCGGCAGTACCAGGCTGTTCGACGGCCACGCCCCGATACTGGAGGGGTGAGCACACCCGACGACGCATCCGCACACGGCGCGCCACAGGCACCCGCGGGGCCGGCCACCGGACCCGCCGGGAAGCGGGCCGAGTCCAACGAGCTGGGGCGGGCGCTGCACGGCTGGCGCGACCGGATCGCACCCGGGACGGTCGGACTGCCCGCCGGCGGGGTGCGCAGGGCCGTGGGCCTGCGGCGCGAGGAACTGGCCCAGCTCGCCGCCCTGTCGGTCGACTACATCACCCGCCTCGAACAGGGCCGGGCCACCTCGCCCTCGCCCCAGGTACTCGCCTCACTGGCCCGCGCCCTGCGCCTGTCCGCCGACGAGAGCGCCTATCTGCACCGGCTCGCCGGGCAGCCCGAACCGGGCCCCGGACACGTCTCGTCCCACATCCCGCCCGGGCTCCGCCGGCTGCTCGACCAACTCGCCGGCGCGCCCCTGAGCGTGCACGACGCCGCGTGGAACCTCGTCGAGTGGAACCGGCAGTGGGCTGCCCTGTTCGGCGACCCGTCCGCCCTGCGCGGACGCGAACGCAACATCGTCTGGCGCCACTTCGCCGGCCGGACCGGCCGGGTGCGCCAGACGTCCGAGCAGCGGGCCGCTTTCGAGGCCGCCACCGTCGCCGATCTGAGGGCCGCGACCGCCCGGTACCCCGCCGATCCCGAACTCCGTTCCCTGGTGAGGGATCTGCGGTCGGCCTCCGCCGTCTTCGCGGAGCTGTGGGACTCGGGGATCGTGGGAACCCACGCGTCCGGCAGCAAGAGCGTCGACCACCCCGAGGTGGGCACGCTCAGCCTGGACTGCGACGTCCTCGTCGCCGCGGGGAGCGACCTGCGCGTCGTGGCCTACACCGCGGCTCCGGGCAGCGAGGCCGCCGAGCGGCTGCGACTGCTCGGCGTGATCGGCACGCAGGCGATGAACTGACCCGGGCCCGACCGCACTTCTCGGCCGGGCCGGGAGCCCGCGGCCGCGTTCCGTGCGGCGCACGGCTCGGGGGAAACCCGGATCGTGCTCGGCGTGGTCACGGTCTGGGCCACACCGTCGACCAGCCAGCCGGTGAACTGGAAGCCGGGGTTGGGGGTCGCGGTCACGGTGACCTGGACACCGGGGTCGTACGGGCCGTATTCACTGGGCTTGAGGCTCGCGGCTCCGGCCACGGGGCTGGAAGCGAGGTTGAGGGAGACCCGGTTGGTCACCCGGGTCGGCCGATAGGCCGCCAGGATGTCGGCGCTCCGCGTCGCGGTGGCGGCGTTGTTGTTGTTCTCGTCACCGACGGCCTGGCCGTTGAACAGGTTCTCCAGGGCCGAGTACTGGTTGACCACCTTGCACGGCTGGGCGCAGGCGCTGGAGTACGCCATGATCGTGTGGTGCTGCTGGTCCGCGGTGATGAAACCGTAGTTGGCGGTGTTGGGAGGGGTCGTCCCTCCCTCGTTCACGACCGTCGCACGGTCGTGAACCAGGCCGAAGTTGTGGCCGATCTCGTGCGCGAGGTTCTCCCATGCCGTCACGGAGAAGACGCTGGTGACGGAGAACGCGGCGCTGTCCGTGGTCGGTGCGGCGGCCGGGGTGGGCAGGTTCGCCTGGCCGGAGCTGTCCTCCGCGGGGATGGTGGCGAGGAGTGCGACGAGGTCGGCGCTGTACGTGCTCCGCGCGGTGGCGGCCGGGGCCCCGAGGACCTGGTTCGCGGGGTTGCTGAGCATGCCCAGCAGGGTCCCGGCGTTCTCGCGGGGGACTCCGGTCGTCTGGGTCTGGTAGGTGTTGACGACGTGCACGCTGGCCGGCACACCGCTCGTTGCGAGCGCCCTGTTCAGCTGGTTCACGCCACAGGTGATCCGGCCCTGGACGGCTGCGACGCTGCCGAGTTCGGCGACGCTGGCCGGGGTGTAGGCGACGACGATGTCGATGGCCGCGGGGTTCTCGGGAGTAGCGATCCTCACCCCGGGCTTGTGAGGCTTGTGGGGCTTGTGGGGCTTGCGCGCGGGTACGTCGACGGTGTCGACGCCATGCCCGTTGGGGGGCAGCGCCAGGGAGTCGATCTCCGTCAGCACGTACCCGCCCGACCGCTTGACCGTCGGCGCGTACTGGTACTGGCGGAAGCCGCCGTCGATCGCTCCGGAGAGGGTGACCGGGCCGCCGTTGCACGCGCCGATGACGGACACGGAGATGGTGTTCTCGGGGATCTTCGGGTCGTGACCGCCCCAGTACACCGTGCCGTTCGCGTCCTTGCGCCGGAAGTCCTGGACCGCCGTGAAGCCCTTGCCGTGCCGGAAGAGCGGGAAGGTGCGGCGCTCGGGCTTGCCCTCCTTCGGCTTGCCGCACAGGGAACGGAACTCCTTGGCGTCCGCGCGCATCACGGCGCTGCGGACCACCCAGGGTTCGCGCTCGCCCCCACCGGTCCCGGCGGACGCGGCAGGTGTACTCAGGGCCAGGGGCAGAGTGGCCGTGAGGGCGGTCGCCGCGGTGAACGCGGCGAGTAGGGAACGACGCATGGGAACGTCAACCTCTCTCTGGGGGGATGTGCGCCCAATGTTGGGCAACTGCGCTGAGCCGCTTCCCGATGGGCTTCGCGGACGGCCATCCGGGGCGAGGTTCACCCGGTTACAGCCGCCTCCAGCAGGCCCCGCTCCGTCCTCTCGCCGCATACCCGGGGCGGCACGGCCGGAGGGGAACTCCAGGCATACCCACGCTTTCAAAGTTGCTCGTTACCAGCTATAAATGAGCAACTTCGAGCATCACCCGCCTGGGTTCACGCAGCCCGCATCCGCGAAGGACGCCCATGCCGCTCATATCCACCGGTGACATCACCCACCGCGCCCGCACCGGGGCGACCGGCGTCGGGGCCTTCAACGTCGTGCAGATCGAACACGCGCAGGCCATCGCGCGCGGGGCGGAGGCGGCCGGGCTTCCGGTGATCCTTCAGGTCAGCGAGAACACCGCCCGCTACCACGGCTCCCTGGAGGCGATCGGGCTGGCCGCCCTCTCCGTCGCCGGAGCCGCGGGTGTGCCGGTGGCCGTGCACCTCGACCACGCCGAGTCGGCCACCCTGGTCCACGAGGCAGTCCGGCTCGGCTTCACCTCGGTCATGTTCGACGCGTCGAAGCTGCCCTACGACGACAACGTGGCCGCCACCCGGGAGATCGCCGACCACTGCCACGCCCGAGGGGTGTGGGTGGAGGCGGAACTCGGCGAGATCGGCGGCAAGGACGGGGCGCACGCTCCCGGCGTGCGCACGGATCCCGACGAGGCCCGCGCGTTCGTCGAGGCCACCGGTGTCGACGCCCTCGCCGTCGCCGTCGGCAGTTCCCACGCGATGCTGACCCGCGACGCCGCGCTCGACTTCGCCCTCATCACCCGGTTGCGGGACGCTGCGGGCGTCCCTCTCGTCCTGCACGGCTCCTCGGGCGTCGGCGACGAGGGCCTCGCCCGGGCGGTCACCGCGGGCATGACGAAGGTGAACATCTCCACCCACCTCAACAAGCTGTTCACCCGCACCGTCCGCGGCTACCTGGACGCCCACGCGGACGCCGCCGACCCCCGTGCCTACCTCGGCCCCGCCCGCGACGCCGTCGCCGCCGAGGTGGCCCGCCTGCTTGCGCTGCTCGCACGCCCCGGGCGGTAGGGTTTCGCTCGGAACGAGGAGGACCAGGTGGCGGCGCACACACGATGGACCCGGCTGCTGGAGATCCTCGGCGACCAGGGCCACCTCGACGTACTCGAAGCCGCCGAACAGCTCGGCTGCTCACCCGCCACCGTCCGCCGCGACCTCGACGAACTCGCGCGGCAGAACCTCCTGACCCGCACCCGGGGCGGCGCGGTGGTGAGCACCGTCGCCTACGACCTGCCCCTGCGCTACAAGGCGGCCCGCAGGGCCGACGAGAAGCAGCGCATCGCGAAGGCCGCCGCCGAACTCGTCCCCTCCGGCTCCACCGTGGGCATCAACGGCGGCACGACGACGTCCGAGGTGGCCAGGGAGCTGGCCGTACGGCCCGAACCCGCGGGCGGCGGCACGGCGCTCACCGTGGTGACCAACGCGATCAACATCGCCAACGAGCTCGCGGTCCGGCCGCAGGTCAAGATCGTCGTAACCGGCGGGGTCGCCAGGCCGAATTCGTACGAACTCGTCGGCCCCCTGGTCGACTCCGTCCTGCGCACCCTCGCGCTCGACTACACGATCCTCGGCGTGGACGCCGTGCACCCCCGCTTCGGCGCGGCCACGCACGACGAGTCCGAGGCCGGCGCCAACCGGGCCCTCGCCGAATGCGCCGGCACGGTGATCGTGGTGGCCGACTCGTCGAAACTCGGGCGCCGGGCCTTCGCCCAGGTGTGCGAGACCGGCGCCGTGTCGGTGCTGGTCACGGACCGGGACGCACCGGCGGACGTCGTCGGCGAGTTCACCGCACTGGGAGTCGAGGTCCTGCGGGTCTGACCCGCCGGGGTGTCCCGTCGGCCGTGCCACGGGGAGGCGCCCTCGGGCAGCCCCTCCGCGGGCCCTTCCGGTCCGGCCCTCAGCGGTAGTCCTCCGGGTGGCCCTGCATCCAGGTGTTGATCCGGTCCCGTGTGCCGGGCAGCAGGCCCCGGTGCTCCTCCAGGTTGTCCGTCGAGAGGTCGCCGTGCAGCGCCCTGCGCAGGGTGCCGATCCAGGCGACGGGTTCCCCGAAGTGCGCGGGGCCCTGCTTGTCGGCCTTCATCGACCGGTCCAGGCCCGCCAGCTCCTCGTGGACCCGGCCCAGGAAGTAGGCGCAGTTGCCGTCCCCCGGCGCACAGCCGTCCTGGTACGTCGCCTGGAGCCCGGCGAAGGCGTCGCGGACGAGTTCCGGCCCGGCGGGACCCGTCCCGGCGGCCTGGGCCGCCTCGGTGGGCACGGCCTTCGGGGACGCCTGGTCGGCGGCCGCCTGCGCCGCGGCGGAGGGATGCGTGTACGGGACGTCACCGCCCGGCCCGTCGGTGGTGGTGGCGGCGCTGCAGCCCGCCAGGCACGCTCCCAGGATCACGCCCGGTATCGCGGTACGCAGACCGGTGCGGAAGAACATGAGGCCCCCCTCGTCGACTGGCCCGGACCCTATCGCTCCGGGGGCGTCAGCCCTCCACCAGGCCCTGCAGCGCGGGGGCGTAGAGGTCCGCGAGGTGTTCGGGGGACGCCCGCGCGCCCGCACCCTCCCGGTGGAGGCTCAGGGTGGCGCCGAGTCCGATGAGGTGGCCGGCGATCAGTTCGGCGCGCAGAGCGCGCTCCCGGCCGGGGAGCCGCGCCGTCAGGCGGGCGGTCACCTGTTCGTGGAAACGGTCCCGCAGCAGGGAGCGTTCGTCGTGGTTGCCCAGGGAGAAGACCACGCGCAGGAGCGGGTCCCCCTTCTGCTCCCTGCGCCTGCGGACGAGCGTCAGCACCATGTGGCGGCCGAGCCCGTCGAGCGGGGCGTCGAAGAGCTCCGCGGCGGCCGGACCGAAGTCGGCGACGGTGTTGAAGAGTTCCTCCTTGCGGCCGAAGTGCTTGACCACGAGGGACGCGCTCACCCCCGCGTCGGCGGCGATGCCGCGGATGGTCACCTCGGCGTACGGCCGCTGGGTGAACGCCCGGCGGGCGGCGAGCAGGATCGCGTCCTTGCCGGTGGCGGCGGCTTCCGGCGCGGTCGGTACGGTGACTCGGGCGGTCATGCGCCCTCCTGGATCGGCATCGCCCGCGTGCGGCCGCTGCTCCTGCGTGTGCCTCCGACCGTACCGTCACTCCGGCGGCGGCCGGGCAGGCACAGCGTCACGCCGAGGGCCAGCACGGCGGCGCCGGCCGCGATCATGAAGACCAGCCGGTAGGCGCCGAGGGTCGGGGCCTCGCGGCCGGCCGCCAGGAACGTCATGTTGGCGAGCACGGCCGCCACCGTGGCGCTGCAGAAGGCCTGGCCGACGGACCGCATGAGGGTGTTCAGGCCGTTGGCCGCGCCCGTCTCGCTCACGGGGACACCGCGCATGACCAGCGCCGGCAGCGCGGAGTACGCGATCGCCGTGCCCGCCGAGACGACCGTGGCGCCCGCGATGATGAGCCAGAGGCTGTGGCTGGTGAAGTACCGGACCACGTAGCCGACGGCGATGATCCCGGCCGCCAGCGCCAGGCTCGTCCTCGGCCCGTGCTTCGCGGAGATGCGCGCCGACACGGGCGAGAGCGCCACCATCGTCACCCCGCCGGGCAGCAGGCACAGTCCGCTGACGACGAGCGAGGCGCCCAGGCCGTAGCCCGTGGCCTTCGGCTCCTGCACCATCTGGGCGGTGACCAGGGAGTTGGCGTAGAAGGCGAAGCCGATCAGCAGCGCGGCGACGTTGGTGAGGAGCACGGCGGGCCGGGCCGAGACCCGCAGATCGACCATGGGCGTGCCCACCCGCAGCTCGTACGCCCCCCAGACCAGGGCGATCACGAGGGCGGCCACGAGCAGGCCGAGGGTGCGGACCGAGGTCCAGCCCCAGCCGCCGCCCTGGGTGACGGCCAGCAGCAGGCAGACCAGCGCCGCGGTCAGCCCGAGCGCGCCGAGCACGTCGAACCGGCCCCGGGAGCGCAGCGGGGACTCGGGCACGAAGCGGAGCACCAGGGCGATGTCGACGATGCCGATGACGCCGGAGACCCAGAACATCGTGTGCCACTCGAAGTTCTCGATGACGACCGCCGCGAGGGGCAGCCCGACGGCCGCGCCGATGCCCAGCGTCGAGCTCATCAGCGCCACCGCCGACAGCACCCGCTCCGGCGGGAGTTCGTCGCGCAGGATGCTGATGCCCAGCGGCACGACGGCGATGGCCGCGCCCTGGAGCGCGCGTCCGGCGATCAGCAGGCCGATGTGGGAGCTCGCAGCGCACAGGACGGAGCCGGCGACGAGGACGACCAGGGACGCGACGAGGACGCGGCGCTTGCCGTACATGTCGCCGACCCGGCCGAGGACCGGTGTGAAGACCGCGCCGGTCAGGAGGGTCACGGTGACGAGCCAGCTCGCGGCGGCCGGCGTCGCCCCGGTGAGTTCCGGTATGTGTGGGAGCAGCGGCACGACGATCGTCTGCATGATCGCGACCACGACGCCGCAGAAGGCCAGGACGCCGACGGCGAAGCGGGGGTGGTCCGGGGCGGCGACGGGCGCGGGTGCGGTCATCAGGTCTCCGTACGCAGAGGGGTGCACAGGTGTTCACCCTCAGGGTAAACGCCTGTGCACCCCTCGGGCGCCGACCGGCCGGCCCGGCGCCCGCACCACCCTCCGTAGGGACATTTGCATATACATACAAGAGCATGCATACTCTTCCCATGTCTAAGGTTCTCACCTCCCTGCCCACCGGCGA is drawn from Streptomyces sp. NBC_00178 and contains these coding sequences:
- a CDS encoding MFS transporter, translating into MTAPAPVAAPDHPRFAVGVLAFCGVVVAIMQTIVVPLLPHIPELTGATPAAASWLVTVTLLTGAVFTPVLGRVGDMYGKRRVLVASLVVLVAGSVLCAASSHIGLLIAGRALQGAAIAVVPLGISILRDELPPERVLSAVALMSSTLGIGAAVGLPLAAVVIENFEWHTMFWVSGVIGIVDIALVLRFVPESPLRSRGRFDVLGALGLTAALVCLLLAVTQGGGWGWTSVRTLGLLVAALVIALVWGAYELRVGTPMVDLRVSARPAVLLTNVAALLIGFAFYANSLVTAQMVQEPKATGYGLGASLVVSGLCLLPGGVTMVALSPVSARISAKHGPRTSLALAAGIIAVGYVVRYFTSHSLWLIIAGATVVSAGTAIAYSALPALVMRGVPVSETGAANGLNTLMRSVGQAFCSATVAAVLANMTFLAAGREAPTLGAYRLVFMIAAGAAVLALGVTLCLPGRRRSDGTVGGTRRSSGRTRAMPIQEGA
- a CDS encoding SDR family NAD(P)-dependent oxidoreductase, whose amino-acid sequence is MTTTLITGANKGLGYETARRLVEAGHTVYVGARDVRRGEEAAERLGARFVRIDVTDEDSVGAAAALVREEAGLLDVLVNNAGIAGARKPVGEVTGDDMRTTYETNVFGAVRVTRAFLPLLEGGPSPVVVNVSSGLGSLAATNDPDRIEFTVPALAYCSSKTALVMVTSQYAKAFPAIRFNAVDPGYTATDLNGHTGTNSVEEGADVIVRMASIGADGPTGGFFDAAGPAAW
- a CDS encoding helix-turn-helix domain-containing protein; translation: MGRALHGWRDRIAPGTVGLPAGGVRRAVGLRREELAQLAALSVDYITRLEQGRATSPSPQVLASLARALRLSADESAYLHRLAGQPEPGPGHVSSHIPPGLRRLLDQLAGAPLSVHDAAWNLVEWNRQWAALFGDPSALRGRERNIVWRHFAGRTGRVRQTSEQRAAFEAATVADLRAATARYPADPELRSLVRDLRSASAVFAELWDSGIVGTHASGSKSVDHPEVGTLSLDCDVLVAAGSDLRVVAYTAAPGSEAAERLRLLGVIGTQAMN
- a CDS encoding class II fructose-bisphosphate aldolase, whose amino-acid sequence is MPLISTGDITHRARTGATGVGAFNVVQIEHAQAIARGAEAAGLPVILQVSENTARYHGSLEAIGLAALSVAGAAGVPVAVHLDHAESATLVHEAVRLGFTSVMFDASKLPYDDNVAATREIADHCHARGVWVEAELGEIGGKDGAHAPGVRTDPDEARAFVEATGVDALAVAVGSSHAMLTRDAALDFALITRLRDAAGVPLVLHGSSGVGDEGLARAVTAGMTKVNISTHLNKLFTRTVRGYLDAHADAADPRAYLGPARDAVAAEVARLLALLARPGR
- a CDS encoding TetR/AcrR family transcriptional regulator, with product MTARVTVPTAPEAAATGKDAILLAARRAFTQRPYAEVTIRGIAADAGVSASLVVKHFGRKEELFNTVADFGPAAAELFDAPLDGLGRHMVLTLVRRRREQKGDPLLRVVFSLGNHDERSLLRDRFHEQVTARLTARLPGRERALRAELIAGHLIGLGATLSLHREGAGARASPEHLADLYAPALQGLVEG
- a CDS encoding M12 family metallo-peptidase — its product is MRRSLLAAFTAATALTATLPLALSTPAASAGTGGGEREPWVVRSAVMRADAKEFRSLCGKPKEGKPERRTFPLFRHGKGFTAVQDFRRKDANGTVYWGGHDPKIPENTISVSVIGACNGGPVTLSGAIDGGFRQYQYAPTVKRSGGYVLTEIDSLALPPNGHGVDTVDVPARKPHKPHKPHKPGVRIATPENPAAIDIVVAYTPASVAELGSVAAVQGRITCGVNQLNRALATSGVPASVHVVNTYQTQTTGVPRENAGTLLGMLSNPANQVLGAPAATARSTYSADLVALLATIPAEDSSGQANLPTPAAAPTTDSAAFSVTSVFSVTAWENLAHEIGHNFGLVHDRATVVNEGGTTPPNTANYGFITADQQHHTIMAYSSACAQPCKVVNQYSALENLFNGQAVGDENNNNAATATRSADILAAYRPTRVTNRVSLNLASSPVAGAASLKPSEYGPYDPGVQVTVTATPNPGFQFTGWLVDGVAQTVTTPSTIRVSPEPCAARNAAAGSRPGREVRSGPGQFIACVPITPSSRSRSAASLPGAAV
- a CDS encoding DeoR/GlpR family DNA-binding transcription regulator; the encoded protein is MAAHTRWTRLLEILGDQGHLDVLEAAEQLGCSPATVRRDLDELARQNLLTRTRGGAVVSTVAYDLPLRYKAARRADEKQRIAKAAAELVPSGSTVGINGGTTTSEVARELAVRPEPAGGGTALTVVTNAINIANELAVRPQVKIVVTGGVARPNSYELVGPLVDSVLRTLALDYTILGVDAVHPRFGAATHDESEAGANRALAECAGTVIVVADSSKLGRRAFAQVCETGAVSVLVTDRDAPADVVGEFTALGVEVLRV
- a CDS encoding GNAT family N-acetyltransferase, whose amino-acid sequence is MTTRLRLEKVTPANVLDACRLKVAPEQEQFVAPVARSLAEAYADPATAWPRLVYDGERLVGFVMAFFDVRFAPADPADRPRSGLWRLAVAAGEQGRGYGRFAVAEVCEEIRRRGGTRVTVTWGEGEHGPEEFYLRLGFRKTGEMSEDQVIGELDLA